In the Arthrobacter sp. 31Y genome, one interval contains:
- a CDS encoding FtsK/SpoIIIE domain-containing protein, translated as MKFRLTLRRDPAEAKDLAVTVDGRATVADIATELWAADPARKGTEPPSNLSISVDEAFVGGGLSGHVLRPTDNLLESGLRPGSKVSLAQVSEQFASNGHSNGNSRGPAAATLRVMSGPDVGREFSLPFGTSYIGRDRDADIRLSDPLTSKRHARITVGETVEIVDTNSANGLLMDGLPVTRATLESSDTVTLGDTSVGVVALSRNHGGGPSSPLVDFNRSPRVLPRFESPKRVPPAGPKRPEHQPFPYIMLVAPLLMGGVLFAVTQNLLSVLFMAMMPLFIVGHYVDHKMQSKRQAKEGHKQFKAAMLAFREDIDKQQNIERAVRLQEASSVSDTVDAIYKLGPLLWTHRPEHQHFLGVRFGLGSAPSRIQFDEPSANETEPQYMREIQECLQQVRVIEGVPIVSQLRTSGSFGVAGDRSVVDDVARGMVLQLVGLHSPAEVVLTSLTSARSRERWDWLQWLPHVGSGHSPISGDHLAAGPGAGAALLSKLESLVEERESMAKEPGPHPRPGLKNEHEEIPGPVVPAVLVIVEDDAPVDRGRLTRLVERGPDYGVHIMWVAANVQSLPAACRDFLSVDGDHGTTTGQVRLGRHTYPVSCESLDAELATQLARMMSPLVDVGNPLDDDSDLPRAVSYATLIGKELMDNPQAVAERWQENNSVHATAVPNRKDNGSLRALVGSKGVEPFYLDLKNEGPHALVGGTTGAGKSEFLQSWVMGMAAAYSPDRVSFLFVDYKGGAAFADCLHLPHTVGLVTDLSPHLVRRALTSLRAELHYRERLLNRKKAKDLLALQREADPEAPPYLIIIVDEFAALATEVPEFVDGVVDVAARGRSLGLHLILATQRPAGVIKDNLRANTNLRVALRMADEVDATDILGVPTAAYFDPSIPGRGAAKTGPGRIQGFQTGYAGGWTTEKPQRPRIDIVEMAFGSGPTWEPPLVSQVEEEPAGPNDIARMTGNIIRAADVLSIEPPRKPWLNELATTYDFSKLPNPRTDERLLLGVADDPAHQDQPTVFYEPDKDGNMAVYGTGGSGKSAALRGIAIAAAVTPRGGPVHVYGVDCGSSGLKMLDGLPHVGEIINGDDVERVGRLLRWLKEVADDRAARFAEVRASTIVEYRQLANRPEEKRIFILVDGMSSFRESYEYSNLSALWDIFLTLATDGRPLGIHLVVSGDRTNSVPASLLASIQKRLVLRLSSEDDYMTLDVPKDVLNAASPPGRGLLDGLEVQLAVLGGNSNLALQAREVAKLSQAMLRQGLEQAPQIQRLPELVDLDILPTGAPDNPVIGVDDETLGSAAIAAKGSLLLAGPPGAGRTVALVTLAYALRRSNPRTDLIYIGSRRSAVASLNIWSRSLVGPDEVSDVVDDLIDKATDNPGTMAIFIEGLTEFTDTLAESGLGRLVTAAIKADQWVVGESETSTWSQAWSLAQPFKSGRRGLLLNPGDVEGDTLLNTSLGRISKDFIPGRGYIVGRGKVRKLQIAMPPENRS; from the coding sequence ATGAAGTTCCGCCTGACCTTGCGGCGTGACCCTGCGGAAGCAAAGGACCTCGCCGTAACGGTGGATGGTCGTGCCACCGTTGCTGATATTGCCACCGAGCTGTGGGCGGCAGACCCCGCACGAAAGGGGACCGAACCGCCGTCGAACCTGTCCATCAGCGTGGACGAGGCTTTCGTCGGCGGCGGGCTCTCCGGGCACGTGCTGCGGCCTACGGACAACCTGCTGGAGTCCGGGCTGCGCCCCGGGTCCAAGGTCTCCCTCGCGCAGGTCAGCGAGCAGTTCGCGTCCAACGGCCACTCGAACGGCAATAGCCGGGGACCCGCAGCGGCGACGTTGCGCGTGATGTCAGGGCCCGACGTCGGACGCGAATTTTCGCTGCCCTTCGGCACCAGCTACATCGGCCGGGACCGGGACGCCGACATCCGGTTGTCGGACCCGCTGACCTCCAAGCGCCATGCGCGCATCACGGTGGGCGAGACCGTGGAAATCGTGGATACGAACTCCGCCAACGGCCTCCTCATGGACGGGTTGCCGGTAACCCGCGCGACGCTCGAGTCCTCGGACACCGTCACGTTGGGCGACACGTCCGTGGGCGTTGTTGCCTTGTCCCGAAACCATGGTGGTGGTCCGTCGTCGCCGCTGGTGGATTTCAACCGATCGCCGCGGGTATTGCCCAGGTTCGAGTCGCCCAAGCGCGTACCGCCGGCCGGCCCCAAGCGTCCGGAACACCAGCCCTTCCCGTACATCATGCTGGTGGCACCGCTTCTGATGGGTGGTGTGCTGTTCGCCGTCACCCAGAACCTGCTGTCCGTGCTCTTCATGGCCATGATGCCCCTGTTCATCGTGGGGCACTATGTGGACCACAAGATGCAGAGCAAACGGCAGGCCAAGGAAGGCCACAAACAGTTCAAAGCCGCGATGCTGGCCTTCCGCGAGGACATCGACAAGCAGCAGAATATTGAGCGCGCTGTCAGGCTCCAGGAAGCGTCGTCCGTCAGCGATACTGTTGACGCCATTTACAAACTTGGGCCCCTGCTCTGGACCCACAGGCCCGAACACCAGCACTTCCTGGGGGTTCGCTTCGGGCTGGGCTCGGCGCCGTCGCGCATCCAGTTCGATGAACCAAGCGCCAACGAAACGGAACCGCAGTACATGCGGGAAATCCAGGAGTGCCTGCAGCAGGTCCGTGTCATTGAAGGGGTTCCGATCGTGTCGCAGTTGCGCACCTCGGGCTCCTTTGGCGTGGCAGGGGACCGCAGCGTGGTGGATGACGTGGCCCGCGGCATGGTGCTCCAGCTGGTGGGGCTCCACTCGCCGGCCGAAGTTGTCCTCACATCACTGACTTCGGCACGTTCGCGTGAGCGTTGGGACTGGTTGCAGTGGCTCCCGCACGTTGGTTCGGGCCACAGCCCCATCTCCGGCGATCATCTGGCTGCCGGCCCCGGCGCTGGCGCCGCCTTGTTGTCCAAGCTCGAAAGCCTCGTGGAAGAGCGCGAGTCCATGGCCAAGGAGCCTGGACCGCACCCCCGTCCCGGACTCAAGAATGAGCACGAGGAAATTCCGGGTCCGGTGGTTCCCGCCGTCCTGGTGATCGTCGAGGACGACGCCCCGGTGGACCGCGGACGCCTCACACGCCTGGTGGAACGCGGCCCCGACTACGGGGTGCACATCATGTGGGTGGCCGCCAACGTGCAGTCCCTTCCGGCCGCCTGCCGTGACTTCCTCTCCGTTGACGGTGACCACGGCACCACCACGGGCCAGGTCCGCTTGGGCCGCCACACGTACCCGGTGAGCTGCGAAAGCCTCGACGCTGAACTCGCCACCCAACTGGCGCGCATGATGTCGCCGCTGGTGGATGTTGGAAACCCGCTCGACGACGACTCCGACCTCCCGCGCGCCGTCTCCTACGCCACGTTGATCGGCAAGGAACTGATGGACAACCCACAGGCTGTGGCCGAGCGCTGGCAGGAGAACAACTCCGTCCACGCCACAGCCGTGCCCAACCGTAAGGACAACGGCAGCCTCCGCGCGCTTGTTGGTTCCAAAGGTGTGGAGCCGTTCTACCTGGACCTCAAGAACGAGGGTCCGCACGCACTGGTGGGCGGAACCACAGGCGCCGGTAAGTCCGAGTTCCTGCAGTCCTGGGTGATGGGCATGGCAGCCGCCTACAGCCCGGACCGTGTCAGCTTCTTGTTCGTGGACTACAAGGGCGGTGCTGCCTTTGCCGACTGCCTGCACTTGCCGCACACCGTGGGACTGGTGACTGACCTCTCTCCGCACCTTGTGCGCCGTGCACTGACATCGCTCCGCGCGGAGCTTCACTACCGCGAGCGGCTCTTGAACCGGAAGAAAGCCAAGGACCTTCTGGCCCTGCAACGCGAAGCCGATCCTGAGGCGCCCCCTTACCTCATCATCATCGTGGACGAATTCGCCGCTCTGGCAACTGAAGTCCCGGAGTTCGTTGATGGCGTGGTGGATGTGGCCGCCCGTGGCCGGTCCTTGGGCCTGCACCTGATCCTGGCCACGCAACGGCCCGCTGGTGTTATCAAAGACAACCTGCGTGCCAACACCAACCTTCGCGTCGCTTTGCGCATGGCCGACGAAGTGGACGCAACAGACATCCTGGGTGTTCCCACCGCGGCTTACTTTGATCCGTCCATTCCGGGCCGTGGTGCTGCGAAGACCGGTCCAGGCCGAATCCAGGGCTTCCAAACCGGCTATGCAGGTGGCTGGACCACCGAAAAGCCGCAGCGTCCCAGGATTGACATTGTGGAGATGGCGTTCGGATCCGGCCCCACCTGGGAACCGCCCTTGGTGTCCCAGGTGGAAGAAGAACCTGCCGGGCCCAACGACATTGCAAGGATGACCGGAAACATCATCCGGGCAGCTGACGTTTTGTCCATCGAACCTCCCCGGAAGCCTTGGCTCAACGAGCTCGCCACCACCTACGATTTCTCCAAGCTTCCCAACCCGAGGACCGACGAACGGCTCCTGCTGGGTGTGGCAGATGACCCCGCACACCAGGACCAACCCACCGTGTTCTACGAGCCGGATAAGGATGGCAACATGGCCGTCTACGGCACGGGTGGATCCGGGAAGTCGGCGGCGCTGCGCGGGATTGCCATCGCGGCGGCTGTCACGCCGCGTGGTGGGCCTGTGCACGTCTACGGCGTGGACTGTGGTTCATCAGGGCTCAAGATGCTCGATGGCCTTCCCCATGTTGGTGAGATCATCAACGGAGATGACGTGGAGCGCGTTGGGCGACTGCTGCGCTGGCTCAAGGAAGTGGCGGATGACCGGGCTGCACGGTTTGCCGAGGTCCGGGCCTCCACCATCGTCGAATACCGGCAGCTGGCCAACCGGCCCGAAGAGAAGCGCATCTTCATCCTGGTGGACGGCATGTCCTCCTTCCGTGAATCCTACGAGTACAGCAACTTGTCAGCACTGTGGGACATCTTCCTGACACTGGCAACTGACGGACGTCCCCTGGGCATCCACCTGGTAGTCAGCGGTGACCGCACCAACTCCGTACCGGCGTCGCTCCTGGCTTCCATCCAGAAGAGGCTGGTCCTGCGTCTGAGTTCCGAAGACGACTACATGACCCTCGACGTCCCCAAGGACGTCCTCAACGCAGCCTCGCCTCCGGGACGTGGCTTGTTGGACGGGCTCGAAGTTCAACTCGCTGTGCTGGGCGGCAACTCGAACCTCGCGCTCCAAGCCCGCGAAGTGGCGAAACTCAGCCAGGCGATGCTGCGCCAGGGCCTGGAGCAGGCGCCCCAGATCCAACGGCTCCCGGAGCTGGTGGACCTGGACATCCTGCCCACGGGCGCCCCGGACAATCCCGTTATTGGTGTGGACGACGAAACGTTGGGTTCGGCGGCCATCGCCGCCAAGGGATCCCTGCTGCTCGCCGGACCTCCAGGTGCTGGACGGACAGTCGCGCTGGTCACTTTGGCCTACGCCTTGCGGCGTTCGAACCCGCGAACTGACCTGATCTACATTGGGTCCCGGCGTTCCGCCGTGGCCTCGCTGAACATTTGGAGCAGGTCACTGGTGGGGCCGGACGAAGTCTCAGACGTAGTTGATGACCTGATCGACAAAGCCACGGACAACCCTGGCACCATGGCCATCTTCATCGAGGGCCTCACCGAGTTCACTGACACGTTGGCGGAGTCTGGGCTGGGCCGGTTGGTGACGGCCGCCATCAAGGCCGATCAATGGGTGGTGGGCGAGTCCGAGACATCCACCTGGTCTCAAGCCTGGTCCCTTGCCCAGCCGTTCAAGTCCGGACGCCGCGGGCTGTTGCTCAACCCCGGGGATGTGGAAGGCGACACCCTCCTCAATACCTCCCTGGGCCGGATCAGCAAGGACTTCATCCCGGGGCGCGGCTACATTGTGGGACGTGGAAAGGTACGCAAGCTCCAAATCGCCATGCCGCCAGAAAACCGTAGCTAG
- the ligA gene encoding NAD-dependent DNA ligase LigA, whose translation MSTPENPDPVDTTSQEATAAIVAEEGTPPSETLRDEYEQLADLVRKYRYAYYQEDSPTVSDAEFDELYRRLEELEALHPELISNDSPTQEVGGEVSSAFAAVEHLQRMYSLDDVFSLDELEAWVRKAQASVSKLGDSVPPIAWLTELKIDGLAVNLLYRDGKLVRAATRGDGTTGEDITHNVLTIKEIPRELSGSGYPSEVEIRGEVFIPSKAFLEFNETLVAAGKAPLANPRNAAAGSLRQKDPAETAKRPLSMFVHGIGAREGLDAKSQSETYKLLEAWGLPVSPYLQVLDSFDDVLKYIADYGERRHKLLHEIDGIVVKIDDFATQRALGYTSRVPRWAAAYKYPPEEVHTKLLDIAVNVGRTGRVTPFGLMEPVKVAGSTVGMATLHNQDVVKAKGVMIGDIVILRKAGDVIPEIVGPVLALRDKQDPPVREFVMPTECPSCGTPLAPSKEGDVDIRCPNAKSCPSQLRERVFHLAGRGAFDIEALGWEAAVALTQPAEPETPPLTSEARLFSLSREDLADVLIRREKRSKGVGTGAYELVPYFYTKGTAKSPSKPTATTEKLFVELEKAKKQPLWRVLVALSIRHVGPTASRALATAFGSMDAIRNATEEQMAHVDGVGPTIAVALKEWFAVDWHNEIVDTWAAAGVRMEDERDTSMPRTLEGLTVVVTGTLPNFSRDEAKEAIIIRGGKASGSVSKNTSYLVAGESAGTKLDKAEQLGVPVLDEDGFRELLANGPAQTATDPEAATDESDKEEATAVDEAAALDEASVEAASE comes from the coding sequence GTGAGCACACCAGAGAATCCGGATCCGGTCGACACCACAAGCCAGGAAGCCACCGCGGCCATCGTCGCAGAGGAGGGGACTCCGCCGTCGGAGACCCTGCGGGATGAGTACGAGCAATTGGCGGACCTCGTCCGTAAGTACCGTTACGCCTATTACCAGGAAGACTCGCCGACGGTATCCGATGCCGAGTTCGATGAACTCTACCGCCGGCTGGAGGAACTGGAAGCACTTCACCCGGAACTTATCTCCAATGACTCGCCCACCCAGGAGGTTGGCGGCGAGGTGTCGTCCGCTTTCGCAGCGGTGGAGCACCTGCAGCGGATGTACAGCCTCGACGACGTCTTCTCCTTGGACGAGCTCGAAGCCTGGGTCCGCAAGGCCCAAGCGTCAGTGTCGAAGCTCGGTGATTCTGTCCCTCCCATCGCGTGGCTGACTGAGCTGAAGATCGATGGCCTGGCCGTCAACCTGCTGTACCGGGACGGGAAACTGGTCCGGGCCGCAACCCGGGGCGACGGCACCACAGGCGAGGACATCACCCACAACGTCCTGACCATCAAAGAAATCCCGCGGGAACTCAGCGGCTCCGGCTACCCGTCCGAGGTGGAAATCCGGGGTGAAGTCTTCATCCCTTCCAAAGCCTTCCTTGAGTTCAACGAAACCCTGGTGGCTGCCGGCAAGGCGCCCCTGGCCAACCCCCGCAACGCCGCCGCCGGGTCACTCCGCCAGAAGGACCCCGCAGAAACGGCAAAGCGGCCCCTCAGCATGTTCGTTCACGGCATCGGTGCCCGTGAAGGACTGGACGCCAAGAGCCAGTCCGAAACCTACAAGCTGCTGGAAGCATGGGGGCTTCCGGTCAGCCCTTACCTCCAGGTGTTGGACTCGTTCGATGACGTCCTGAAGTACATTGCTGATTACGGTGAGCGCCGGCACAAGCTGTTGCACGAGATCGATGGCATCGTGGTCAAGATTGACGACTTCGCCACCCAGCGGGCGCTGGGCTATACGTCCCGCGTTCCCCGCTGGGCTGCTGCCTACAAGTATCCGCCCGAAGAAGTCCACACCAAGCTCCTGGATATTGCCGTCAACGTGGGCCGTACAGGGCGTGTAACTCCCTTCGGCCTGATGGAGCCAGTGAAGGTTGCCGGCTCCACGGTGGGAATGGCCACCCTGCACAATCAGGACGTGGTCAAGGCCAAGGGCGTCATGATCGGTGACATCGTGATTCTCCGCAAAGCCGGCGATGTCATTCCGGAAATCGTGGGCCCGGTGCTGGCCCTGCGCGATAAGCAGGATCCGCCTGTCCGCGAATTCGTGATGCCCACCGAGTGTCCGTCATGTGGCACGCCGCTGGCGCCGTCGAAGGAAGGCGATGTGGACATTCGTTGCCCCAACGCCAAGTCCTGCCCGTCGCAGTTACGGGAGCGGGTTTTCCACCTCGCTGGCCGTGGAGCCTTCGACATCGAAGCCCTTGGCTGGGAAGCCGCAGTAGCCCTGACCCAGCCCGCGGAGCCGGAAACACCGCCGCTCACCAGCGAGGCCCGCCTGTTCAGCCTGAGCCGCGAGGACCTGGCTGATGTCCTGATCCGCAGGGAGAAGCGCTCCAAGGGCGTGGGTACGGGTGCGTACGAGCTTGTGCCGTACTTCTACACCAAGGGAACGGCCAAGTCCCCGTCAAAGCCCACAGCAACCACGGAGAAGCTCTTCGTGGAGCTGGAGAAAGCCAAGAAGCAACCCTTGTGGCGTGTGCTGGTGGCCTTGTCCATCCGGCATGTGGGCCCCACGGCCTCACGGGCGCTGGCCACCGCGTTCGGCAGCATGGATGCCATCCGCAATGCCACGGAGGAGCAAATGGCCCACGTTGATGGTGTGGGTCCCACCATTGCTGTGGCCCTCAAGGAATGGTTCGCCGTGGACTGGCACAACGAGATCGTGGACACGTGGGCCGCTGCCGGGGTGCGTATGGAGGACGAGCGGGACACCTCAATGCCCCGCACCCTTGAAGGGCTCACCGTGGTGGTAACCGGCACGTTGCCCAACTTCAGCCGCGACGAAGCTAAAGAAGCCATCATCATCCGTGGCGGCAAGGCCTCCGGATCTGTTTCCAAGAACACCAGCTATTTGGTAGCCGGTGAAAGCGCCGGCACCAAGCTGGACAAGGCCGAGCAACTCGGCGTACCGGTGCTGGACGAGGATGGCTTCCGCGAGCTCCTGGCCAACGGACCGGCGCAAACCGCGACGGATCCCGAAGCGGCAACGGATGAAAGCGACAAGGAAGAAGCAACCGCAGTGGATGAAGCAGCAGCCCTTGACGAAGCATCAGTGGAAGCGGCTTCGGAATGA
- a CDS encoding serine/threonine protein kinase, protein MSSKRPPAPPPPIPGFKYISLLGSGGFSDVYLYEQDRPRRKVAVKVLLSDLKTEGARRRFESEANLMAQLSSHPYIVTIFEAEITENGHSYLAMEYCSRPSLDVRYRRQRFSVDEVLAVGIQVASAVETAHRAGIVHRDIKPANILVTDYNRPALTDFGISGTIGADTEDDAGMSIPWSPPEQFRGGAVDGVPVDIWALGATLYTLLAGRSPFVLPGQDNSQRELISRITNSPLPRLGRADVPESLELVLATSMAKSPESRYSSAHAFALALQRIQAELNLSVTPFEVLEEPGHGDDQHPDDNFEETRVRSIASIDPDASGTATTGSAPTFPARTFPSTVPGGTQRPAPPFTRPASDPRPTDTPQPTNPSQPSDTSQPVQSQTGPTAPPQFHAPAAGYTAPGAQYAPAEPDTAESTVLRGWQPSQPQDDLGATVSRSTAGTSPVAQEEAPPADHSKRNLWLAVTGAAVLVVAIVVGVVLGAQAQPKVAPTETSSKPPADALSDGSVPEVAGLAAVRDTKDRNIIIFSWTNPQPMAGDTFKWRVKSAKSEGVYENTTIGKAFLSAFDEPPICVQAIIVRADGSASPGGPDSIACLNE, encoded by the coding sequence TTGAGTTCCAAGAGGCCCCCTGCGCCGCCTCCACCCATTCCGGGTTTCAAGTACATCAGCCTGCTCGGTTCTGGTGGCTTTTCGGATGTGTACCTGTATGAGCAGGACCGGCCGCGCCGAAAAGTAGCGGTCAAGGTCCTGTTGTCCGATCTGAAGACCGAAGGCGCACGTCGCCGCTTCGAGTCCGAAGCGAACCTCATGGCGCAGTTGTCGTCGCACCCTTACATCGTGACGATCTTTGAAGCCGAAATCACCGAAAACGGACACTCATACCTTGCCATGGAGTACTGCTCCCGGCCGAGCCTTGATGTCCGCTACCGTCGTCAGCGGTTCAGCGTGGACGAGGTGCTCGCCGTCGGTATCCAGGTGGCTTCCGCCGTCGAAACCGCTCACCGGGCCGGCATTGTGCACCGGGACATCAAGCCCGCCAACATCCTGGTCACCGATTACAACCGGCCTGCCCTGACGGACTTTGGCATCTCAGGCACCATCGGCGCAGACACCGAGGACGACGCCGGAATGTCCATCCCGTGGTCTCCGCCCGAGCAGTTCCGCGGCGGCGCCGTGGACGGTGTTCCCGTGGATATCTGGGCTCTGGGCGCAACGCTGTACACGCTCCTGGCGGGTCGCTCTCCATTTGTCCTTCCGGGACAGGACAACTCCCAGCGGGAACTGATTTCCCGCATCACCAACTCGCCGCTGCCCAGGCTGGGCCGTGCCGACGTTCCGGAGTCCCTGGAGCTTGTGCTGGCCACGTCCATGGCCAAGTCGCCGGAATCGCGGTATTCCTCAGCGCACGCTTTCGCGTTGGCACTTCAGCGGATCCAGGCTGAACTGAACCTTTCCGTGACGCCGTTTGAGGTCCTGGAAGAACCCGGGCACGGCGACGATCAGCATCCGGACGACAACTTCGAGGAAACCCGGGTCCGGAGCATTGCTTCGATCGATCCCGATGCTTCCGGAACAGCCACCACGGGGTCGGCTCCCACGTTCCCGGCACGAACCTTCCCGTCCACGGTTCCGGGCGGTACCCAGCGGCCGGCACCGCCATTCACCCGGCCGGCCAGCGATCCGCGACCCACCGACACGCCGCAGCCGACTAATCCTTCGCAACCCTCCGACACTTCCCAACCTGTGCAGTCGCAGACCGGTCCGACGGCGCCGCCCCAGTTCCACGCCCCGGCGGCCGGATACACGGCGCCGGGCGCACAGTACGCTCCTGCCGAGCCTGACACGGCAGAGTCCACGGTCCTGCGGGGCTGGCAGCCCTCGCAACCACAGGACGATCTTGGGGCAACGGTCAGCCGTTCGACCGCCGGCACCTCACCGGTAGCCCAGGAAGAAGCTCCACCAGCAGATCACAGCAAGCGAAACCTTTGGCTTGCGGTAACGGGTGCGGCGGTGCTGGTAGTCGCCATTGTGGTTGGCGTGGTCCTTGGGGCTCAAGCGCAGCCCAAGGTGGCGCCAACGGAAACGTCCAGTAAGCCCCCAGCCGACGCTTTGAGCGACGGCAGCGTTCCGGAGGTAGCGGGGTTGGCTGCAGTGCGCGATACCAAGGACCGGAATATCATCATCTTTTCCTGGACCAACCCTCAGCCGATGGCCGGCGACACTTTCAAATGGCGCGTTAAGTCGGCCAAATCTGAAGGCGTCTACGAGAACACCACCATTGGGAAGGCGTTCCTCTCCGCGTTTGATGAACCACCCATCTGCGTGCAGGCCATCATTGTGCGCGCCGACGGCTCCGCGTCACCCGGCGGGCCGGATTCCATCGCCTGCCTGAACGAGTAG
- a CDS encoding FHA domain-containing protein has product MGSSNHLSLTRYQQGEWFGVVRNGTVVLLGPDTPHALIDTVWELLASAPEAHEVLHEVTEAFGVSLSRIPPFGIIDAKDALRVFLRGELELVVQLGGGLQLGGGEERLSGRDVTTWTERRLPDATAYSVRIGNGTAGSAETPTAGGRLPVNASPLNSLPLGEGVVLLASLDASAEAAGHTKSEPEVRPATVSDETMIGYTEADLGLTIAPGHMINSTGSSTTAEDAVAGDAGGPEVHGIGRMAAPEEPEVPSAAPVDQVADEAHDEEEHAVPEGPAVSVEPAEPEESAVSEDPMASDEPAVSDDPTASEDRAAEQEPASEPDSEVSGIPVHTSTTDPMLPSLENTTSYDHLWDKTVMRNIEDAAVRSDDGAEDHGSPASPVPDSPTPPEPAASSTAAPATAPPFTAPPSTMPVSAPQGHKENVPAAAPSTGLIDSVPWLRTGSSTPETGGDQEAAPPRPAAVPSPQVPAAWLSVPQDSPVDEDSDHDGQTIMKSSLPTAGVGGAKAAVDAPETPAVVGPSVLARMCSQGHANPPTYPLCSVCGVPVTGDAVHVPRPRLGRMRLSTGELIDLDQSLIIGRQPSVSRVQGGTMPRLVQVDSPGGDISRSHVEVRLEGWHVMLCDLKATNGTVLIREGQAPRRLAQNEMAILLDGDIAELGDNISLRFEEIL; this is encoded by the coding sequence TGTGCGGAACGGAACCGTGGTTCTGCTTGGCCCGGACACTCCGCACGCACTGATCGACACCGTCTGGGAGTTGCTGGCATCCGCACCGGAGGCCCACGAAGTCCTCCACGAGGTGACGGAGGCCTTTGGCGTTTCCCTCAGCCGTATCCCGCCCTTCGGGATCATTGATGCAAAAGACGCTCTCCGGGTCTTCCTTCGGGGAGAGCTTGAACTGGTGGTGCAGTTGGGCGGAGGGTTGCAGCTCGGCGGGGGCGAGGAACGCCTTTCGGGGCGTGACGTCACCACGTGGACCGAACGCCGGCTCCCGGATGCCACGGCCTACAGCGTCCGGATCGGGAACGGCACTGCCGGGTCCGCGGAAACCCCGACGGCGGGTGGACGCCTCCCGGTGAATGCCTCGCCACTGAACAGTCTCCCTTTGGGAGAAGGCGTGGTTCTTCTCGCATCACTCGACGCCTCCGCCGAAGCAGCCGGACACACTAAGAGTGAGCCCGAGGTGCGGCCCGCAACGGTATCCGACGAGACCATGATCGGCTACACGGAGGCAGACCTCGGCCTGACGATCGCGCCCGGCCACATGATCAACTCCACCGGTTCTTCCACCACTGCGGAAGATGCCGTTGCCGGGGATGCGGGGGGCCCTGAGGTTCATGGCATCGGCCGCATGGCTGCTCCTGAGGAACCGGAGGTGCCGTCGGCAGCGCCGGTGGATCAGGTAGCCGATGAGGCCCACGATGAAGAGGAACATGCGGTGCCGGAAGGACCCGCAGTGTCCGTAGAACCCGCAGAGCCTGAAGAATCCGCCGTGTCTGAAGACCCGATGGCGTCCGATGAACCCGCTGTGTCTGATGACCCGACGGCGTCTGAAGATCGGGCCGCGGAGCAGGAACCTGCCTCCGAACCGGATTCGGAAGTGTCCGGCATCCCCGTCCACACGAGTACCACCGACCCCATGCTTCCTTCGCTGGAAAACACCACGAGCTATGACCACCTGTGGGACAAAACCGTGATGCGGAACATTGAGGATGCCGCTGTCCGTTCGGACGATGGCGCTGAAGACCACGGCTCGCCTGCTTCGCCCGTGCCGGACTCACCAACACCACCGGAGCCTGCAGCTTCTTCCACGGCAGCTCCGGCCACGGCTCCTCCTTTCACTGCACCTCCTTCCACCATGCCCGTATCTGCGCCGCAGGGTCACAAGGAAAATGTGCCTGCAGCAGCACCGTCCACGGGACTGATTGACTCGGTTCCGTGGCTGCGCACCGGTTCCTCCACACCTGAAACCGGTGGTGACCAGGAAGCGGCTCCGCCAAGGCCTGCTGCTGTTCCTTCGCCCCAGGTACCGGCGGCCTGGCTATCGGTTCCCCAGGACAGCCCGGTGGACGAGGATTCGGATCATGATGGTCAGACCATCATGAAGAGCAGTCTTCCCACTGCTGGCGTCGGGGGAGCAAAGGCTGCTGTGGATGCCCCTGAAACCCCAGCCGTAGTAGGGCCAAGCGTTTTGGCACGCATGTGCTCCCAAGGACACGCCAACCCGCCCACGTATCCTCTGTGCTCGGTCTGCGGGGTTCCTGTAACAGGAGACGCAGTCCATGTGCCGCGCCCGCGCCTGGGCAGGATGCGGCTTTCCACGGGTGAGCTGATTGATCTGGACCAGTCGCTCATCATTGGCCGGCAGCCGTCTGTCTCCCGTGTTCAAGGCGGCACTATGCCCCGGCTGGTCCAGGTGGACAGCCCCGGAGGGGACATTTCCCGCTCTCACGTGGAAGTCCGGCTGGAGGGTTGGCACGTCATGCTATGCGACCTGAAGGCCACCAACGGAACCGTGCTCATTCGGGAGGGCCAGGCACCGCGCCGGCTTGCCCAAAACGAAATGGCTATCCTGCTGGACGGCGATATTGCCGAGCTGGGTGACAACATTTCATTGCGTTTCGAGGAGATTCTTTGA